The following proteins come from a genomic window of Candidatus Omnitrophota bacterium:
- a CDS encoding VOC family protein, with amino-acid sequence MKVIRHVGIVVSNLDTMFHFYKNVLGLKIINERNERGEFIDNLIALKGVKVKTIKMSTGGGALIELLYFESHPGGSDKRSIYGRGYSHLAFTIADADYEYARLRKIGIKFNSAPQMSPDGKTKVIFCQDPEGNFIELVEELRAES; translated from the coding sequence ATGAAGGTAATCAGGCATGTCGGAATCGTAGTGAGTAATTTAGACACAATGTTTCATTTTTATAAAAATGTTTTAGGCTTAAAGATCATAAACGAAAGGAATGAAAGAGGTGAGTTTATTGATAATCTAATTGCACTTAAAGGAGTTAAGGTCAAGACTATTAAAATGTCAACAGGTGGGGGGGCTCTCATAGAGTTACTTTATTTTGAATCTCATCCTGGGGGGAGCGATAAAAGGAGTATCTATGGCCGGGGGTATTCACATCTCGCTTTTACCATAGCTGATGCTGATTATGAATATGCGAGGCTAAGGAAAATCGGGATTAAGTTCAATTCGGCGCCACAGATGTCCCCCGACGGAAAAACTAAAGTTATATTTTGCCAGGATCCCGAAGGAAATTTTATTGAATTAGTTGAGGAATTGAGGGCGGAGTCGTAG
- a CDS encoding aspartate aminotransferase family protein — MGKYQFSMKPKSILPVNTRYRKITSKLPVPGSLKIFRDLYKYEARSMHGQLPVVWDRAEGFQVFDKYGNRWIDFTSTIFVTNSGHSNRAVTRALEKQLEQHLVHTYTFASEIRAKFLKEIIAITPSFCQKAFLLSAGTEATECALKLMRMHGHKISPDKKTILSFQGNMHGRTMAAEMLKGDAGAMSWIGYKDPNILTLPFPYPWLPYRGDFEWEKKFHSDIEALKKKGVAPDNICGVIIESYQGWGAIFYPKPYIKALCNYAKKYNILVTFDEIQGGFGRTGKLFVFQHYGVTPDLVCLGKALSNGLPLSAVLGRRKIMDLSEIGSMSSTHSANPLCCAAALANLQEIKSRDLIKKSAKKGKILHSGLNKLKNKYPDYISLVSGKGLLAALIITDPKTHRPNEWIASKICEKAMHKGLLLVHTGRESVKLGPPLTIPDVALIEGIRVLDECFNEIKDK; from the coding sequence ATGGGAAAATATCAGTTTAGTATGAAACCCAAGTCTATTCTCCCGGTTAATACGAGGTATAGAAAAATTACCAGTAAGTTACCCGTACCTGGAAGTTTAAAGATATTCAGGGATTTATACAAATATGAAGCAAGGTCAATGCACGGACAACTGCCAGTAGTCTGGGATAGGGCGGAAGGCTTTCAAGTTTTTGATAAGTACGGCAATCGTTGGATAGACTTTACTTCAACGATATTTGTAACTAATTCCGGCCACTCTAATCGTGCGGTTACCCGGGCATTGGAAAAACAGTTGGAGCAGCATTTGGTGCATACTTATACTTTTGCTAGCGAGATCCGGGCAAAGTTTTTAAAAGAAATAATAGCTATAACTCCCAGTTTCTGTCAGAAAGCATTTTTATTATCCGCAGGGACTGAGGCGACTGAATGCGCCTTAAAATTAATGCGCATGCACGGACATAAAATCAGTCCGGATAAAAAAACCATACTCTCATTCCAGGGTAATATGCACGGCCGTACGATGGCCGCAGAGATGCTGAAAGGAGATGCCGGTGCGATGTCGTGGATAGGGTACAAGGATCCCAATATACTTACGTTGCCTTTCCCTTATCCCTGGCTTCCATATCGTGGCGATTTTGAGTGGGAGAAAAAATTTCATTCCGATATAGAAGCTTTAAAGAAGAAGGGAGTGGCTCCTGACAATATCTGTGGAGTAATCATAGAATCATACCAGGGCTGGGGGGCTATATTTTATCCCAAGCCATATATAAAGGCATTATGTAATTATGCAAAAAAGTACAATATTTTAGTTACTTTTGATGAAATTCAGGGGGGGTTCGGAAGGACTGGCAAGTTGTTTGTATTTCAGCATTATGGCGTTACTCCAGATTTGGTATGCTTAGGTAAAGCCTTAAGTAACGGCCTGCCTTTATCCGCGGTTTTAGGTAGACGCAAAATAATGGATTTATCTGAAATCGGATCTATGAGCAGTACGCATTCAGCTAATCCTTTATGCTGTGCAGCTGCGTTAGCAAACTTACAAGAAATAAAGTCGAGGGATCTTATAAAAAAATCTGCGAAAAAAGGAAAGATCCTACATTCCGGTTTAAATAAACTTAAAAATAAATATCCTGATTATATATCGCTTGTTTCCGGTAAAGGATTATTAGCCGCGCTTATTATTACCGACCCCAAGACACATAGGCCAAATGAATGGATAGCAAGTAAAATTTGCGAAAAAGCTATGCATAAAGGACTTCTATTAGTGCATACGGGGAGAGAGTCTGTTAAACTCGGGCCACCGTTAACAATACCCGATGTAGCTTTAATTGAAGGTATCCGAGTATTGGATGAATGTTTTAATGAAATAAAGGATAAATAA
- a CDS encoding acylneuraminate cytidylyltransferase family protein: MSKVIAIIPARSGSKGVPNKNLKILGGFPLIAYSIAASALSKGIQRTLVSTDSPEIRDMAKCYGAEVPFLRPEEFARDDSPDSEFVLHAIDWLMKNEGGLPDYIVHLRPTTPLRDPEIIDFAITEMEKQAQATSLRSGHLASESPFKWFLRNQNGFFSGITQAYSNDQINMARHLFPEVYIPDGYVDILKVSFINQHKAIHGDLIYGFISPVCQEVDTLEDFEYLEFLVKNKPFFIHEYLEKHYKAKV, encoded by the coding sequence ATGAGTAAGGTAATAGCGATAATTCCGGCTAGGTCGGGTTCAAAGGGCGTCCCAAATAAGAATTTGAAAATATTAGGCGGGTTTCCCCTTATAGCTTATTCTATTGCTGCCTCTGCTTTAAGTAAGGGTATACAAAGAACGCTTGTTTCTACTGATTCGCCGGAGATAAGAGATATGGCTAAGTGTTACGGAGCAGAAGTACCTTTTCTGCGTCCTGAAGAATTTGCCCGGGATGATTCTCCGGATTCCGAATTTGTCCTGCATGCAATCGACTGGTTAATGAAGAACGAAGGCGGTCTCCCTGATTATATCGTTCATCTTCGCCCAACTACTCCGTTGAGGGACCCAGAGATTATTGACTTTGCTATTACAGAAATGGAAAAACAGGCCCAAGCGACATCTTTACGTTCGGGACACTTGGCTTCGGAGTCTCCTTTTAAGTGGTTTTTAAGAAACCAGAATGGTTTCTTCAGCGGGATTACGCAAGCATATTCGAATGATCAAATAAATATGGCAAGGCATCTTTTCCCCGAAGTTTATATTCCAGACGGTTATGTAGATATTTTGAAAGTTTCTTTTATAAATCAGCATAAAGCTATCCACGGAGATCTTATTTATGGTTTTATTTCGCCAGTTTGCCAGGAAGTGGATACTTTGGAGGATTTCGAATACCTTGAGTTCCTGGTAAAGAATAAGCCGTTTTTTATACACGAATACTTAGAAAAACATTACAAGGCAAAGGTGTAG
- a CDS encoding N-acetylneuraminate synthase family protein, with protein MAIFIIAEAGINHNGDINIAKELIKVAKDAGCDAVKFQKRTIDLVYSKDLLDSYRESPWGKTQRAQKEGLEFGLEEYREIDKFCKELRIEWFASAWDIESQKFLKQFNLRHNKIASAMLVYEDLLKMVAKEKKHTFISTGMSNMKTIDRAVEIFRKENCPFELMHCVSTYPMDDEDANLKAIESLQERYHCNVGYSGHEVGLAVSYAAVALGISSLERHITLDRAMYGSDQAASIEPMGIKQLVGAVRKIEKAMGEGRICIHPKEIPIAKKLRAHVPWEANE; from the coding sequence ATGGCCATATTTATTATCGCGGAAGCGGGTATCAATCATAATGGCGATATTAATATTGCAAAAGAATTAATTAAGGTGGCGAAGGATGCCGGGTGTGATGCGGTAAAGTTTCAGAAAAGAACAATAGATCTGGTATACTCCAAGGATTTACTGGATTCTTACAGGGAAAGCCCATGGGGTAAAACCCAAAGAGCCCAAAAAGAAGGGTTGGAATTTGGGCTAGAGGAATACAGGGAAATTGACAAGTTTTGTAAAGAATTAAGGATTGAATGGTTTGCTTCAGCTTGGGATATAGAAAGCCAGAAATTTTTAAAACAGTTTAATCTTAGACACAATAAGATTGCTTCAGCGATGCTTGTTTATGAAGATCTCCTAAAAATGGTAGCCAAGGAAAAAAAACATACTTTTATTTCGACAGGCATGAGCAATATGAAAACAATTGATCGAGCGGTAGAGATCTTTAGAAAGGAAAACTGTCCTTTTGAGCTTATGCATTGTGTGTCGACTTATCCCATGGATGATGAGGATGCTAACCTAAAGGCGATTGAGTCTTTACAGGAAAGGTACCATTGTAACGTCGGTTATAGCGGGCACGAGGTTGGCTTGGCTGTTTCTTATGCTGCGGTAGCCCTAGGTATTAGTTCACTAGAAAGGCATATAACCCTTGATAGGGCGATGTACGGTTCTGACCAGGCTGCTTCTATTGAGCCCATGGGTATCAAACAGCTGGTGGGGGCAGTGCGTAAGATTGAAAAGGCTATGGGTGAAGGGAGGATTTGTATCCATCCTAAAGAAATACCTATTGCAAAGAAGCTTAGGGCACACGTGCCGTGGGAGGCAAATGAGTAA
- a CDS encoding glycosyltransferase family 10: MKIINIGVWGHDEPRCYSNLRFNNPHLGHNENSAEKYNYLHKKGKEAGVNFITLDLVKDFSKLDGFMFIDVPRSSNRFVARAFKLKKPMFLITEECEAIYPDNWILNNHRCYEKIFTWNDYFVDNSKYFKINVYFIETKKIKKDFSHKDKLCTLISGNRFVKHPNELYSKRREAVRWFEKNHPYDFDLYGHDWDLYLFTGKFKWINKLNGNKLRFLRKLLGKVLIWNKYPSWRGRVLRKKPILERYKFALCYENTKDMTGYISEKVFDCFFAGTVPIYWGANNITEHIPAECFIDKRQFDSYESLYCFLKGMDNKLYLEYLNNIEAFLNSKVAYQFSSEYFANTVITEILKSMENRNHGN, translated from the coding sequence ATGAAGATAATAAATATTGGCGTGTGGGGGCATGATGAGCCGAGATGTTATAGTAACTTAAGGTTCAATAATCCTCATCTTGGGCATAATGAAAACTCAGCGGAGAAGTATAATTATTTACATAAAAAAGGAAAAGAAGCCGGAGTAAACTTTATTACTCTTGATTTGGTAAAAGATTTTAGTAAGCTCGATGGTTTTATGTTTATCGATGTCCCCAGGAGTAGTAACAGATTTGTAGCAAGGGCCTTTAAGTTAAAGAAGCCGATGTTTTTGATAACAGAGGAATGCGAAGCCATCTACCCGGACAATTGGATACTTAATAATCATAGATGTTATGAGAAAATATTTACTTGGAACGATTATTTCGTAGATAATAGTAAATATTTTAAAATTAATGTTTATTTTATTGAAACCAAAAAAATAAAAAAGGACTTTAGCCATAAGGATAAGCTGTGTACTCTGATATCAGGCAATAGATTCGTCAAGCATCCGAATGAATTGTATTCAAAAAGAAGGGAAGCGGTAAGGTGGTTTGAGAAAAATCATCCTTATGACTTTGATTTATACGGGCATGATTGGGATTTATACCTTTTTACCGGTAAGTTTAAATGGATCAATAAACTTAACGGAAATAAGCTTAGATTTTTAAGAAAGTTGTTAGGCAAAGTCTTAATCTGGAATAAATATCCCTCATGGAGGGGAAGAGTACTCCGGAAAAAACCTATTTTAGAAAGATATAAATTTGCCTTATGTTATGAGAACACAAAGGATATGACGGGTTATATATCCGAAAAGGTCTTTGATTGTTTTTTTGCAGGAACTGTCCCTATCTATTGGGGGGCAAATAATATAACTGAACATATACCGGCGGAGTGTTTTATAGATAAAAGGCAATTTGATAGTTATGAAAGTCTGTATTGTTTTTTGAAGGGGATGGATAATAAACTCTATCTGGAATATCTAAACAACATAGAAGCCTTCCTGAACAGTAAAGTTGCTTATCAATTTTCTTCGGAATACTTCGCTAATACGGTAATTACAGAAATATTGAAGTCTATGGAAAATAGAAATCATGGAAATTAA